The following nucleotide sequence is from Salvia splendens isolate huo1 chromosome 2, SspV2, whole genome shotgun sequence.
CATTGAATGACAACatataatgaaaaaattataaattgacTTTGAGATCAATTCGATGTTTATAACTACCAGATTCAGAAAGTAATCTTGGGCAGAAAAATGTTACTACTACTTATGGAAAGTATAACATCGACATAGATTGTCTGTGTATGATGCTTGATGATTGCCAAATTTGTGTTGGCTTGGTTCCCTTGAATGAGGTAAGGAGTTTCTGGTAATGACagattgaagtaaaatgagatattttCTCATGCTGTTAACTATGTAATATTAGGCAGTTTGAATGCTATTTCAGGTAAGGTTCCATCTTACTAGGAAAGATGGCTACTGCAATAATACTGTTCAAGATTGAGAGGGCTTTATTCTTACATAAAAAGTTACTTTCTTCAATAAGCTGGTTTTGTTATTTGTTTTTACTATCTCTACTGAACTACAACAATATGTCGTTTAGTATCCGAGCTGGAGGAGTTGGTGTGAATCTCCAAGCTGCTGATACAGTCATTATCTTTGATACAGATTGGAATCCCCAGGTTATATCTAATGCCGTTCTCCTCAGTACTTCATTAATGTCACTTTGAGTTCAAAAAAgtctcattttattttgtttgtgtttgttcAGGTGGATTTGCAAGCACAGGCCAGGGCTCATAGGATTGGGCAAAAGAAAGATGTTCTTGTTCTTCGTTTAGAAACTGTAAATACTTAAATCCCTGAACTTGATTAacttgttgaatttttttttctgttaatGAGAACATAACTGCTGTATTTTGAATTAATAAagattatttttcattaaattaGTAATTTCAATTGTTTTGCATATATACTATAATTTCTTATGATTACACTTCCAAtctataataataaattatattatcaTACTTTCCATATAATGGTTGTATTGCAATTAATATATTGAGTCTTTACTTGATTGAATATTTCCATGTGGTAATCTCACATTCTCACTTGATTCCAGCCTACAGTGTTTACTTTTCTCTTCCTTTAATATTTTCCCTTGATACTTAGAACTATTCGAGAAAGCTACAATTTCAGCATCTGCTTTATAAAAGCTGAACACAAATCATTTTTGTGTGTAATAGACCAGCAATCTGACTGCTCCTCGAGTTAATGGCTTTAAACAGTACAATTATTTACTGCAGAAGTCTTGAATACTGTAATAATACACTCCTAGATTAATTTTAGTTAGATTTATTTCTGTTTCAAGGACATGACAGACCGCTTTGGTATAAAATGACACTGATTTAGTCTATTCGGCATTGGTTTTCTTCTTTGTTTCTTACTTAGTGTAGGTGCTGTTTTTGCTACATGTCTGATTCTGCTGTGGAGCTCCTATAAATATTTTGAATGCTATTTATTATGCACTTTATCTACTTCCACTAACAAGATTAAACTTATGCCAAGTATTTCGCACTTCCTAGGACAATTCTTTCTAAAACTTGCTGGAATTATTGAACGTAAATCTGCGGAGCCTATGCAAACTGGGTTAAAAGTGGTAGATAGCTTGGCTCATATAGGTCATGGTCAACGAGAACATATAATCGGGGACCAACAAACTAGAAAAACAGCTATTTATATCAATACCATATTAAACCAAAAACAATTGAACTTAACGACCACCTCGGAAAGTGAGGCATTGTATCATGTCTTATATCTTCTCTGTAGTAACACCAGTGAGCGTGATATCTatatatcagagttttgaagcAATGGCGGATAGGTAGATAATTGTTAGTTACTATATCTAAATTTTTTTGGAGGCATTGGATCAGAGGGAATGATTCTTTTTGTGCAATGAACGtttcacatttatttttatgtatgcCTTTTGTTTCAACATAATTATAATTGTGTTGAATGTTTTTCCTATAATGCTTAAATCTTAAATAGGTCCAAACTGTGGAGGAGCAAGTTAGAGCTTCTGCTGAGCACAAACTTGGGGTTGCTAATCAGAGTATAACTGCGGGATTTTTTGACAATAATACGAGGTATGCTAAAGTACATAGTAAAACAAATGACTTTGATTTGACACTTGTATTTGATATTAGTCAATTAtaatctaaacaatataatataGTGCGGAGGATCGAAGGGAATACTTAGAGTCTCTCTTGCGGGAGTGCAAGAAAGAGGAAGTTGCACCTGTTCTGGACGATGATTCCCTTAATGACATTATAGCGCGCAGGTATAATTTGTTACAATAATAATAAGTATGGTTATGAGAATCTCCCtacctttttttcttcttaactTCCAACGGGTGGGAGTTTCTTTTGCTGTTCTGATGTTTTGTATTGCCTACTTCTCTTCAGTGAAGAGGAAATTGATATCTTTGAATCAGTTGACAAACAGAGGCGCGCAGATGAAATGGTATGTGCAAATCCTAGAAATGATGTGCTGTAGTTCTATTTGTTTGGATAAGAAAGGTACTGTCTATttatttaagatataaataatttCTGCAGGTTGTGTGGCAAAATTTGTGTGGTGTGAAAGGGTCAGATAAAAGCAAGCTTATACCTCAATTGCCTTCTCGGCTCATAACAGACGATGACTTAAAATCATTTTATGAAGTGATGAAGATCTCTGAAACAACAACTCCCGTTGTATTACCTGATTCAGGGATGAAGAGGAAAAGTGGGTATCTTGGAGGTCTTGATACCCATCAGTATGGAAGAGGCAAACGTGCTAGAGAGGTTTTTTTACATCACAATCTCATAAACATTTGTCCTTGCTTGTATACAGTTATTGTTCTGATATATGTTGATTGTGCAATGCATAAATTTGACCTGGCACCATATATTCAAGACTTAAGTTTGATGGTCTGCTTTTTGCTTTATTAGGTTCGTTCGTATGAAGAGCAATGGACTGAAGAAGAATTTGAAAGACTGTGTCAGGTTGAATCTCCAAATTCTCCCACAATGAAGGAAGAAGTTACTAGAAAAACAATGGCAGTCACTACAAACAGTGCAGTCGTAGTCAAGGGTGAGATGCAGGCACCGGCTGTCCCTCAACTTCCTCCACTTCCTTCGCTTCCTCAACATCCAACTGTGGAGCCTCTGGCCGAACAGAACAAAGAGGCTACACCACCATCTAAAAGAGGGCGTGGCAGGCCAAAAAGAGTGGTTGAAGTTTCTCCACCAGTTACTTCTCCTGGACTATTGGGACCTGTGAAAACTGAAGAAATTTCCAAAGTTGAAAGTATGCCTGTAGAACCTGTTCCTGATTCTATGGTCTGCGCTACTGATGTTGGAAGTATCACTGGGAGCTCAAAAGAGTTGAAGTTGCCTGCTACTCTGAACTCCGGGCCACCTCTTCCCCCTTCTCTCATTCCTGCTTCACCCCCATCATCTGGTCGAGGTAGAGGACGTGGTCGGAAGTCTCAGACAGGTGGAGAAGCTCCTGCTCCCAGACGCCGAGGCAAAAGACAGACTACAGCATTACAAGCAGCTCAAATATCTTCATTGCCACTTGTTACTGATAATCCATCTGTTGAAATAAAAGGAGAACCTGCCCCAAGCTCAGCTATCACTACCAGTTGTGCCGCTGTCTCTGTCACTAGCATTACAAAAGAAGTGGGCTCTGAACCGGATTCTGTGTCACCTTCTCCAGTGGTTCCATCAGTTTCTGGTCCTAGCAATTCAGATGTGGAGCCCCATAAAGAAGTTACACCTAACTCTTTAATGGCTTCTGATAGTACTTTTACTGGCTCCGTCGCTGTAGCTAGTGTAAATCAGGCAGATCCAGACATTGTGCGCACTTCAAATCCTGAAGCTACACCTCCCCCACAGCCTATTAGCGCTTCTCTCTCTGTAACAACGGTGGGTAGAGGTAGAGGGCGAGGGCGGGGGCGAGGGCGAGGGCAGAATGCTCAAAGTCGCGAAGAGGCACCGCAACGAAGGCGAAGAAGGCAGGAGCCCATACCATCCACTGTTTCTGGTGCATTAACTAGTCAGGACTCAGAGCCATGTGAACCTCAACCGAAAAGAACTCGGGCTTCTGTTGGACGGAAAGACACCGTACGGCGTGAGAAGGTTCAGGAAGTGACTAATGCAAGTCAATTTGCTGAACAGGGTATTCAAGATTCTCTGGTCGAACGAGTTACTAAGGGTAGGTAACTCTTTATTAGCTTCAAATAACTTTTATATATTACAACTAGCCTAACTGTAATATTTCTAGTACGGAGTATATCATAAGTCTGAGCCTGTGGAAGGGGGAAAAGAAGGTGAGCGATGAAAGGGGATTCAGTTACCTGTTTTAATCTTAATAAGGTGGAGCTTACTAGCACTAGCATTTGATAGATTAGGATACTGTTCGCAGTTATTGTTCATTctagaatatatatttattctcaTTTGTAGTCGACTAGGTAATTACTCTCTGGCATGTATAGCATGTAATAAGTTGAACTCTAATCACAAGGTTATTGTCTAATATGTCTTGTTCTCTACTGTATGGAGTAACTTTTTATAAAGTcctaaattaaaatataggcaTTTTCATAAATGTGTAATCTACAGAGCTATACAGCTAAAATATCTCGATCCATTTGCAAAGGGTGCATGTTTTTCTGGTGATTGTAAATTATGCTCTTTCCGGAGATCTACTGTTTGATTACCTACTTTTCATTTCACTGATGGATAAATAATTGTGACTAAAGATATTTCTGCTTATACTGCTTTAGATACAGAGATTGGTCCAGGCAAGTTACAAAACCCTCCTAAGGAACAAGATGCAAATGAAAAATCAAGTGAGGATCACAGGAATGAAGTCCTTGCTTCAAAATCTAACCCATCTGATGATTTAACATCAATTTCGATGCCTGATCCAACAGGTGGAGCGCCTAGTTCTCTGGTTCCCAAGTCTGCAGAGGACAAGACAGAATCTTCTAGTAAAGAACTTGATTCAACAGCTGGAGCGCCTAGTTCTCTGGTTCCCAACTCTGCAGAGGACAAGACAGAATCTTCTAGTAAAGAACTTGATTCAACAGCTGGAGCGCCTAGTTCTCTGGTTCCCAACTCTGCAGAGGACAACACAGAATCTTCTAGTAAAGAACTTGATTCACCAGCTGGAGCGCCTAGTTCTCTGGTTCCCAAGTCTGCAGAGGACAATGTAGAATCTTGTAGTAAAGAACTTGATATTAAGGAGCCCTGTGGGGATGATATTTCTATTGTCTCAGTTCTTGTGCCACCACAGACCGATGTTAATTGTGGAACATCTGGAGGGTCCCAATCCTTAGTAGGCGCAAATATCAACTCTCCTGTGATTGACAAAGATGAATCTGGAAAAGTTTTAGAGGATGAACATGAAACCAATATTACTGATGAATTACCGGGAAAAGTTCTAGTGAATGAACATGAAACCAATACTCCTGACGAAGTATCTGGAAAAGTTGCCGTGAATGAATGTGAAAGCAGTACTCCTGAAGTAGGCGCAAATGTCAACTCTCCTGTGACCGACAAAGATGAATCTGGACAAGTTCTAGAGGAtgaacatgaaagcaatgttaCAGATGAAGTACCCGGAAAAGTTGTAGTGAATGAACATGAAACCAATACTGCTGATGAAGTATCTGGAGAAGTTGTTGTGAATGAATGTGAAACCAGTACTCCTGATGAAGTAGGTGCAAATGTCAACTCTCATGTGACTGACAAAGATGAATCTGGAAAGGTTGTAGAGGATGAACATGAAACCAATGTTACAGATGAAGTACCAGGAAAAGTTGTAGTGAATGAACATGGAACCAATACTGCTGATGAAGTATCTGGAGAAGTTGTTGTTAATGAATGTGAAACCAGTACTCCTGATGAAGTAGGCGCAAATGTCAACTCTCATGTGACCGACCAAGATGAATCTGGAAAGGTTGTAGAGGATGAAAATGAAACCAATATTACTGATGAGGTACCAGGACAAGTTGTAGTGAATGAACATGAAACCAATATTACTGATGAAGTATCTGGAAAAGTTGTAGTGAATGAATTTGAAACCAGTACTCCTGATGAAGTACCTGTTTCTACCACCGCTGAAGTTCATGTGGATCATTCTGCTATAACGGCTATGGAAAAAGTCTGCACTGAATCAAACTCGGCCTCACCTGCCGCTATGCTATCGTCAGCACTGTGCCCAATTGATATTGGTGTGGGATCAGAACAAGGCATCACAGTGAGCTCCTTAACGGCTTCTACTCATGCTTCAACTGATCCAATGGCTGCGGCAAGTTCTGACCGACTGGATCCTGACATTTTGTCCTTGTCGAGTGTCCAAGCTACGGAGGAAGATGTTTCAGAGCCTTCTGCAGGGCAAGTTCCAGAGGGTAGGCTTCTTATTCTTTAAGGACATAAAAAATGTGAAATGCATGATTTTCTGGTGATTGTAAATTGTGCTCTTACATGTGACGTACTGTTTGATTACCTACTTCTCCATACACTGATGGATGAATATTTGATGCTAAAGATATTTCTGCAGGCGCTACTTTAGATACAGAGACTGGTGCAGCCAAGTTACAAAACCCTCCTCAGGAGCAAGATGCAAATTTTAAACCAAGTAACGATCACAGGAATGAAGTAATTGCTTCAACATCTAACATATCTGATAATTTTCCACCACTTTTGATGCACGATCCAGCAGCAGATGGAGCGTGTAGTTCTCTGGTTCCCAAGTCTGCAGAGCAAAATGTAGAATCTTGTGGTAAAGAACTTGATATTAAGGAGCCTTGTGAAGATGGCTCTATTGTCTCTGTTCTCGTTCTACCACAGAGCTATATTCATTGTGCAACATCTGGAGGTTCACAATCCTTGGTAGGCACAAATATTAACTCTGCCGTGATTGACAAAGATCAAGGCTTGCATAGTGGTGTTTCTGCGGCTGCTACTGCAACATCTGGATCAATGCCTCTTGGTGATGGGATTGACAAGTTGGATCCTGCATGTCAAAGCAAAGATGATAGAATTTTTAGTCCTACCAATAACCCTAACTTGGATGAATATCCTGCATCAGATAACGTATCAAAAGGACCAGCTGATTATAATCCCACAGATTCAATTCCTGAGTTACCTAATCATACAGATACTCTGGTACCATCTGAATATACCCAGTCTTTGCCTGTGTCTGATAGCAACTCCATCAACACAGGCGAATGCCAACATTTACAAAATGCAGAGATTCAGCTTGCATCAGCTGTTGATCCTGATGAAGTACCAGAAGAAGACTCTGGAAAGTCAAATTCAATTTCTGGGATAATAAAAATCACAGATGATGAATCTGGAAAAGGTATAGTGGATGAACATGGAACCAGTACTCCTGATGAAGTACCAGGAAAAGTTGTAGTGAACGAACATGCCACTAATACTCCCGATGAAGTACCTGGAGAAGTTGTAATAAATGAACGTGAAACCAGTCCTCCTGATGAAGTACCTGTTTCTACCTCTGACTTTCATGTGGATCATTCTGCTATCACGGCAATAGAAGAAGTCCGCACTGAACTAGACTCAGAAAAAGGAATCCCGATGAGCTCCTTAACGGCTTCTGCTCATGCTTCAACCAATCCAATGGCTGTGGCACGTTCTGATCAACTAGCTCCTGTTACGTTGTGCACGTCGAGTGCCCTAGCTACTGAAAAAGATATTTCAGAGCCTTCTGCAGGGCAAGTTCCCGAGGGTAGGCTTCTTATTCTTAAGGAAATAAAATCTTAAATGCTAATGAATTCCTTATAATGTGGCATTCTGGCATAAAACAATTGTGGCACACTTTTTAACTCTTGATATTGTTAGGATGTAAACAATTTCTCTTTCCAAAATGCTAGCATCTGAATGGTCTGTGTGAAAAGGAAAGTATCATACAGAAAATTGCATTTTCCTGGTGGATTATTAACTAGCCTCTGTCTCGTCTCTTATCTTAAGTTTTCTGTCTAATCGAAGATTTATATCTATTGTATGGATGCAGGCCGTGTTAAAGATGCAGACATTGATGAGGCGAAGCTAGAGGATCCAATTCAGGAAAAGGTTACAGTGGAAACAGATGGTAAGGCGTGCCTATAATTGAAGTTTTTCCTAGACAAACTAATAAATGAAGTTATTGCTTCAAAATATGCCATTTAATACGGAATATTGCATTTTCCTGGTGGATTATTAACTAGGCCTCTGTGTTGTCACATATCTTAATTTGTCTGCCTAATCGAAGTTGTACATCTAACGTATGGATGCAGGCCGTGCCAAAGATGCAGGCATTGATGAGGTGAAGCTAGAGGATCCAATTCAGGAAAAAGATACAGTGGATGGTAAGCATGCGAATAAGTGAAGTTTTTCCTAGTCAGAATAATAAATGAAGTTATTGCTTCGAGAAATGCCCTGGATACATACTTGCATTTTCCTGGTGGATTATTAACTAGGCCTCTGTCTTTTCTCATATCTTAAGTTGCCTGCCTAATTGAAGTTGCATATCTAACGTATGGATTCAGGCTATGCCAAAGATGCAGGCATTGATGTGGCAAAGCTAGAGGATCCAATTCAGGAAAAAGATACAATGGAAAAAGATGGTGTGGATGCAGGCCATGCCAACGATGCAGGCATTGATGTGGCGAAGCTAGAGGGTCCGATTCAGGAAAAAGATACAGTGGAAAAGGATGGTGTGGATGCAGGCCATGCCAACGATGCAGGCATTGATGTGGCGAAGCTAGAGGATCCAATTCAGGAAAAAGATACAGTGGAAAAAGATGGTGTGGATGCAGGCCAAGCCAACGATGCAGGCATTGATGTGGCGAAGCTAGAGGATCCAATTCAGGAAAAAGATACAGTGGATGGTAAGGCGTGCGTATAAGTGAAGTTTTTCCTAGACAGACGAATAAATGAAGTTATTGCTTCGAAATATGCCCTTTAATACTTTGCCTTCAGTTTCGACTTTAGATGCTGCAGTTAGTGGTTTTCAAGTGTTAGACTATCTGCAGGAAAATGTGAAGAGCCTGGAATTGGAACCCAACATGATGGTGGGGATCATTGTGGAGTTAGTCCTTCGGTTTCAACTATGCTTTCTCAAAGTGATGACAACAATCATGGAACAGCTGAGGATTCACAATGCTGGCCAGAAACGCATAACGACTCTGAGGACTTGGAAGAAAACCAGAGTACTGCTGAAGCTGCGGAAATACTTGCACCAACATCACTTCCTGACCAGTTTGATTCTCCCAGCGGAAAGGAAGATGCCAATAAAACTTCTAGTGAGAAAAACCCCTGATATGGATGTGTTGTAGTAGCATTTTAATGTCTAAGTTTGAATATTTATATCTGACCCTAATTCTCCCATATATATGTTGGGTGTCGCTTGTATTATGCATATTTGCTCAATGGAACAGTAAATCTATGGTTGTTGATGGAATTATTAGTCTCACCTTAATCTTGATATGGGCTTAATTCGAGAGGAAGACTCTCAATGGAAATAGACATAACGCCAATTTCACTCTATATCATTCGACCATACCAATCACATTACTCCATTAAACTTTATTTCGGTTTAATAAATTTGTGTTTCAACCAAGGTTTTTCATATccagaattattattatttgaaatatCCCGTAGGGTTTGTAATTTTTGACATGGCATGGACACATCCCACATTGTTAGCATGAAGTCTTAACTAATCTTATTGGGGTCGGACAAGATTATTTCAAATTGGGTTTATATGACCATTTAGAACCAAGCAGTGCagtgtttttattattattaaaattagtatTAGAGTTGTTTTATTTCTTTCCAATCTTCAACATCTGCCAGTCCACCACGACGACCACTCATTGGTGCACTATGTGCCGTTGATTAAGGCCACCGCCAATTGTCGATTTTGTAACAATTCCTTGaatcattatatttatttcatagGTTATAAggttttaattgtgtaaatataatattaatccTTTTGTGTCATTATTGTTTGATTGTTATATTATGATATGTATCGTTATTGTACCGTGTCAATCCAATCCGGAAAGGATTGTATCACTGGTGCTTCGGATAGGTAGTAAGATTCGCGTTTTAGATTAAAAATTGGTTTAATTATCAAGTTATGCTCAATATGGCAGGCCTACTATTAGTTGCTAActtataaattagtaataatGGAGCTTGATTACGGTGTAATTGGATTGTTCCAAATTTGTCAATTACGTAAGCAAGCTTTCTACTGTCATCTCCTACCGCCTTTCCATTGCAAGCACCGACTCGTCATTTGATTATCCCATACATTTAAGAGGATAGAGCAAGATCGGGAAGGAGCAGAGAGATGGGGTCTTTGCTTAGAGAGAACGAATTGGATAGAGTTGACGCAGAATCCGAATCAAATCAACCGATTCTCTACGTTAATGGAGTCCGTCGAGTTTTGCCCGATGGCTTGGCTCACTTCACCCTTCTCGAATATCT
It contains:
- the LOC121792702 gene encoding chromatin structure-remodeling complex protein SYD-like isoform X5; the protein is MANPQNVELEAAKFLHKLIQESKDEPSKLATKLYVILQHMRSSGKENSMPYQVISRAMETVIKEHNIDIETLMSSRLPLAAGAQDGDTGSQQLAGSSQRAGTAKDSKSGNEIETPETYALARTPSGPVSGGQDAYQGSTAHIGGSYLTGDSTNRMEFANSSFDGQSLAAKMSKDRSVEAFGDHSTGKIAAGGSSLVTNANMSSFQGSIAEQNMTRNAGPRDTGKSPVPQTSNAGLPFKEQQLKQLRAQCLVFLAFRNGLMPKKLHLEIALGDIYSKEDGTRRDLLDQKGKEQLVHDTSAVPEAPRSTERPDRSNSNPPHLDPNSTKESDSVKFPDGRINQPVVPVENEQDGNCSVSRGKTDIEITREDAIKSHASHDSSIRESYSCDHEDDLGNRRQRKSISSAVMTPSEQSMLEDSGPSVDGFANDITNAPVPTTFFTNDGVLQRPEDSASHAQNSMDCNNPGKSYSDKKYSSLLLKDKWKPASGMSGQNYPAMAVKDSNVTVRNFYQETDQEEGYPSKSTNRQPSPKHTTVEKWIMGRQKRKVFAEHNWAKKQQKTSQKISGCSDRLKDAVSSSEDISAKTKSVIELKKLQLLELQRRLRSDILNDFFKPIASEMDRLKSIKKHRIGRRSKQFERYEQKMKEERHRRIKERQKEFFSEIEVHRERLENGFKVKRECCKGFNRYVREFHKRKERFHREKIDRIQREKINLLKINDVEGYLRMVQDAKSDRVNKLLKETEKYLQKLGSKLKDAKVMAGQFGTDIEANKGGTIEESEDVENEDEKDQAKHYLESNEKYYTMAHSVKEHITDQPTGLIGGILREYQMNGLRWLVSLYNNHLNGILADEMGLGKTVQVISLICYLMENKNDRGPFLVVVPSSVLPGWELEITTWAPSIHKIVYCGPPEERRRLFKEQIVHQKFNVLLTTYEYLMNKHDRPKLSKIQWHYIIIDEGHRIKNASCKLNADLKHYRSNHRILLTGTPLQNNLEELWALLNFLLPNIFNSSEDFSQWFNKPFESNGDSTTDEALLSEEENLLIINRLHQVLRPFVLRRLKHKVENQLPEKIERLIRCEASAYQKLLMKRVEENLGAIGTSKARSVHNSVMELRNICNHPYLSQLHVEEVHDLVPKHYLPNIIRLCGKLEMLDRLLPKLKATDHRVLFFSTMTRLLDVMEDYLCWKQYKYLRLDGHTSGGDRGGLIEKFNNPSSPYFIFLLSIRAGGVGVNLQAADTVIIFDTDWNPQVDLQAQARAHRIGQKKDVLVLRLETVQTVEEQVRASAEHKLGVANQSITAGFFDNNTSAEDRREYLESLLRECKKEEVAPVLDDDSLNDIIARSEEEIDIFESVDKQRRADEMVVWQNLCGVKGSDKSKLIPQLPSRLITDDDLKSFYEVMKISETTTPVVLPDSGMKRKSGYLGGLDTHQYGRGKRAREVRSYEEQWTEEEFERLCQVESPNSPTMKEEVTRKTMAVTTNSAVVVKGEMQAPAVPQLPPLPSLPQHPTVEPLAEQNKEATPPSKRGRGRPKRVVEVSPPVTSPGLLGPVKTEEISKVESMPVEPVPDSMVCATDVGSITGSSKELKLPATLNSGPPLPPSLIPASPPSSGRGRGRGRKSQTGGEAPAPRRRGKRQTTALQAAQISSLPLVTDNPSVEIKGEPAPSSAITTSCAAVSVTSITKEVGSEPDSVSPSPVVPSVSGPSNSDVEPHKEVTPNSLMASDSTFTGSVAVASVNQADPDIVRTSNPEATPPPQPISASLSVTTVGRGRGRGRGRGRGQNAQSREEAPQRRRRRQEPIPSTVSGALTSQDSEPCEPQPKRTRASVGRKDTVRREKVQEVTNASQFAEQGIQDSLVERVTKDTEIGPGKLQNPPKEQDANEKSSEDHRNEVLASKSNPSDDLTSISMPDPTGGAPSSLVPKSAEDKTESSSKELDSTAGAPSSLVPNSAEDKTESSSKELDSTAGAPSSLVPNSAEDNTESSSKELDSPAGAPSSLVPKSAEDNVESCSKELDIKEPCGDDISIVSVLVPPQTDVNCGTSGGSQSLVGANINSPVIDKDESGKVLEDEHETNITDELPGKVLVNEHETNTPDEVSGKVAVNECESSTPEVGANVNSPVTDKDESGQVLEDEHESNVTDEVPGKVVVNEHETNTADEVSGEVVVNECETSTPDEVGANVNSHVTDKDESGKVVEDEHETNVTDEVPGKVVVNEHGTNTADEVSGEVVVNECETSTPDEVGANVNSHVTDQDESGKVVEDENETNITDEVPGQVVVNEHETNITDEVSGKVVVNEFETSTPDEVPVSTTAEVHVDHSAITAMEKVCTESNSASPAAMLSSALCPIDIGVGSEQGITVSSLTASTHASTDPMAAASSDRLDPDILSLSSVQATEEDVSEPSAGQVPEDISAGATLDTETGAAKLQNPPQEQDANFKPSNDHRNEVIASTSNISDNFPPLLMHDPAADGACSSLVPKSAEQNVESCGKELDIKEPCEDGSIVSVLVLPQSYIHCATSGGSQSLVGTNINSAVIDKDQGLHSGVSAAATATSGSMPLGDGIDKLDPACQSKDDRIFSPTNNPNLDEYPASDNVSKGPADYNPTDSIPELPNHTDTLVPSEYTQSLPVSDSNSINTGECQHLQNAEIQLASAVDPDEVPEEDSGKSNSISGIIKITDDESGKGIVDEHGTSTPDEVPGKVVVNEHATNTPDEVPGEVVINERETSPPDEVPVSTSDFHVDHSAITAIEEVRTELDSEKGIPMSSLTASAHASTNPMAVARSDQLAPVTLCTSSALATEKDISEPSAGQVPEGRVKDADIDEAKLEDPIQEKVTVETDGRAKDAGIDEVKLEDPIQEKDTVDGYAKDAGIDVAKLEDPIQEKDTMEKDGVDAGHANDAGIDVAKLEGPIQEKDTVEKDGVDAGHANDAGIDVAKLEDPIQEKDTVEKDGVDAGQANDAGIDVAKLEDPIQEKDTVDDYLQENVKSLELEPNMMVGIIVELVLRFQLCFLKVMTTIMEQLRIHNAGQKRITTLRTWKKTRVLLKLRKYLHQHHFLTSLILPAERKMPIKLLVRKTPDMDVL